In Drosophila nasuta strain 15112-1781.00 chromosome 2R, ASM2355853v1, whole genome shotgun sequence, a single genomic region encodes these proteins:
- the LOC132784194 gene encoding protein sarah, which produces MSDTGKSNNNAASSGSAAGEAGDITPIPTPTTTTRSSSSNHNNNNSSKLKSTQNSSGGSGSIDKLSPDQDIYINAADGLPSQHPTLPPEGDVDSETEPEVDADSFDDLPTSIIVTNIHSEVFANPELKHAMEELFRSFSESATFQWLRSFRRLRVNYDNAIAAANARIKLHQYEFNKKTVITCYFAQPVTPVNNKNLQPPAPVKQFLISPPASPPAGWEPREEAEPLVNHDLLAALASLTPGESHELHPQSEDQPAIIVHTAMLPEGTVPGGVSSLQPKAPIVQTKCPERA; this is translated from the coding sequence ATGTCCGACACgggcaaatcaaataataatgcCGCCAGCTCGGGGAGTGCTGCAGGTGAGGCCGGCGACATCACTCCTATTCCCAcaccgacaacgacaacacgcagcagcagcagcaatcacaacaacaacaacagcagcaaattgaaatCCACACAAAACAGCAGCGGAGGTAGCGGCAGCATAGACAAACTATCACCGGATCAGGATATTTATATCAATGCAGCCGACGGCTTACCCAGCCAGCATCCAACGTTGCCACCGGAGGGGGATGTGGATAGCGAAACGGAGCCGGAGGTGGATGCTGATTCGTTTGATGATTTGCCCACATCGATAATTGTGACCAACATACACTCGGAGGTGTTTGCCAATCCGGAATTGAAGCATGCCATGGAGGAGCTATTTCGCTCATTCAGCGAATCGGCAACTTTTCAATGGTTGCGCAGTTTCCGCAGGCTGCGTGTGAACTATGACAATGCTATTGCAGCTGCTAATGCACGCATCAAGCTTCATCAGTATGAGTTTAACAAGAAGACGGTGATCACCTGCTACTTTGCACAGCCGGTGACACCGGTGAACAACAAGAATTTACAGCCGCCGGCGCCGGTCAAACAGTTCCTTATTTCACCGCCCGCATCGCCGCCAGCGGGCTGGGAGCCACGCGAGGAGGCCGAGCCTTTGGTCAATCACGATCTGCTTGCCGCCTTGGCCAGTCTGACGCCCGGGGAATCCCATGAGTTGCATCCACAGAGCGAGGATCAGCCAGCCATTATTGTACACACGGCCATGCTGCCCGAGGGGACAGTGCCCGGTGGAGTCTCTTCTCTGCAACCCAAGGCGCCCATTGTGCAGACCAAGTGCCCAGAGCGCGCATAA